In the genome of Oceanococcus sp. HetDA_MAG_MS8, the window CCATGCCTTCGGTGCCGGTGACCGCCAGAGGCGCGGCCTCAGGGTGAGGATCACGTGGGTCGGCTGCGATGAGCTGACGGGCAACCACCTGGGCCAGTCGTCGACCACGACCGATCTCAGCATAGAGCGCATCCATACTGGCTAAGTCCAAGCTTTTCAACACCGCATCGAGTTGATCGCGTCCAATTGATTTCACGTCAGCGCCGAGCTGACGCAAAGCCATTTCCAACAACCGCCGACCCAGCTTGCGCGCCTCATCCTCGCGCTGATGACGCAGCTTGTGCAGGATGGCGCTGCGCGCTTTGGCCGTACGCACGGTATTCAGCCAGACCGCATTGGGCTGCTGGCGCTTGGCCGTGATGACCTCCACACGCTGACCGTTCTGTAGTGGCGTCGCTAAGGAGGCTAGCTGACCATCAACCCTCGCAGCAACACATTGGTTGCCCAACTCGGTGTGAATGGCATAGGCGTAGTCCACCGGCGTGGCCGATTTGGGCAAGCGCACAATCTGGCCGCGCGGAGAAAATACATAGATTTCGTCTGGGAACAGATCGACCCGCACGTTCTCGACAAAGTCTTCAGGGTCGGCCGTTTGTTGATGCAAGGTCATCAAGTTATCCAGCCAGTCCCGTGCCCGCTGCTGCGGAGCCACCAGCCGCGAGTTACGCGAATCCAATTTGTAGAGCCAATGGGCGGCCACACCAGCCTCCGCCACCTGGTTCATCTCCCGCGTGCGAATTTGCACCTCAATCCGCACGCCTTTGGGCCCCACTAAGGTGGTGTGCAGGCTTTGATAGCCGTTGACCTTGGGATTGGCGATGTAGTCATCGAAGAGCTGCGGCAAGGGGCGATACACGCTATGGACCACGCCCAAGGCGCGATAGCAAGCATCGTCGCTCTCTACGATGACCCTAAAGCCATAGAGGTCCATCACATCCATAAAGCGCAGGTGCTTGCGCCGCATCTTGCGATACAGGGAGTACAAGTTCTTGCGCCGGCCCACCACGGAGGCCCCAATGCCCTCTCGCGCCAAGGCCTTCTCGATGCGAGCCTCGACTTCGCGAATGAGGTTTTTGCGCTTGTTCGATAACTGCTCCACCTGCTCTTTGAGCACGCGGTAGCGCACCGGATACAGGTTTGAAAAACCCAGATCTTCCAGCTCATTGCGCATGGACTGAATCCCCAGGCGCTGCGCAATCGGCGCGTAGATCTCCAAAGTCTCGCGGGAAATCCGCCGCCGTTTGGGAGCCGCCATGGCGCCCAGGGTGCGCATGTTGTGCAAGCGATCCGCCAGCTTGACCAAGATCACACGAATGTCGTCCGTCATGGCCAGCAGCAGCTTGCGCAAGTTGCGCGCCTGGGCCATTTCTCGACTGAGGTCGGACGCCTTGTCCATTTTGGACACGCCTTCCACGATGTGCTCTACGTCCTTACCGAAGCGGGCCTCCACTTCAGAAGCAGCGGCCTCGGTGTCTTCTATGACGTCATGGAGAATGGCGGCGGCAATCGTCGTCGCATCCAGCCGCATATCAGCCAGAATGCGCGCGACCGCAAGAGGGTGGTAGATGTAGGCTTCACCGCTTTTGCGAAACTGCCCACGGTGCGCGGCAGCGCCGTAGTCATGCGCGCGCCGAACCAGCTCGATATCTTCATCCGGCAGGTAGGACTCGAGCTGCTGGCACAGGGTGCCAATGCCATAAGCGCGATCAATCCTCTGCGTGCGCAGTGTGGTTTTGAGCTTTGTAAAAACGGGTATTTCCACGCCTTGCAGTGTAGTGCCTACAGCCTGTTCTTGGCACCTGCAGGATTTGCGCCGTTAAAACCCCAGCTCAACTTGGCCTGAAGAGCCTCTGCCCTGCACATTAAGGGAGCGCTAACGGCACCTGTGAGTAAAACCAAAGACCCGTTGCTGGAGCGCAACATCCGTATGACTTAACGCACACCTGAGACCTTGGCTGTTAACTGACGAGCGCCGCCGGTGGATTGAGTGCGCAGCCCAGCAATTGATTCTGAGCGTCCAAAGCCCACAACTCTTGAAGGCAATGGCCGGCTGGCTGCCTGCTCAGGATTCCCACGAAACTTGGGCACCTTGAGCCAAAGCGTTGGCGCAGTATTTGGCCGACTGAAGTGCCGCAAACAAAAACGGCCCCGATGGGGCCGTTTTCAAAAATCGCTGTCGGAGTGCTTGACTCAGTCGCTACCGATTTCGATGTTGCTAGTATCCACGCGGATAGTAGGCAGAGGAGGCAACTCTTCTTCTTCGAGCACTTCTACACCCACCAATTTCTCAGCAATTTCGCGCAGAGACACGACAGTGGACTTGTCGTGCTCCCACTTCAGCTGCGAGTGTGCGCCGCGGGCCAGGGCGCGAGCGCGGCGGGAAGCAGCCAAAGTCAGGTCAAACTGATTAGGGATGTGCTTCAGGCAATCTTCAACGGTTACACGGGCCATGGGCGCTCGGAGCTCTTAAACAACAACTTAGAAGTATAACAATTCACTGATAGACTTGAACAGCACTTGGGACACCGCCGAGCCGTTCGCTGATGCTGCTGTTGCATAAGGCTGCGCCTCGGACACCGCGCACAGGCCTGCCATGACCATCATTTTTATTCTTGCCCTGATTGCCATGGGCGCCCTGCTCTTGCTGCCCTTTCGTCTTTGGGCGGCACAGCTATGGCCGGAGCTACCCGGCGGCACCGCAGCGCTAGTGATCGTGGCCGCAGCACTTCTATATGCGCTGGAACATCTGCTGCGGCTTAGTCCCGTCGCGCTCTGGATCCTCTGGGCCACTTTTGCCCTAAGCGCGCTGTGGACGCAGCGCAGCAGCTTGGCTCAGCCTAGCCAGAAGTGGTTGGAAACTTTGGGCATACGCACGCCCTTGGCGGTGTGTGTCGCCCTGCTTTGCCTCATGTGGCCGCTGCTTTGGCGGGTTGCTTTCCCTAGCCTCTACGCCTCATCGGAAAAGCTCACCAATTTACTGTTCCTACAGAACTTCTTATTCGCCGATGGTCTGCCGGCCACTGATCGCTGGCTGCCTCCTTATAAGTTCGACTTTTACTACCCGCTGCAGTACTACCTCATGAGCCTGCCTGGCCGCATGCTGAACCTCTCAGCAGGGCTCTTGTATCAATGTGGATTCGTATTCTTCGTGGCCAGCACCTTGTATGCGGCCTTTAGCCTGGGCCGTCTCGCCTTAAGGCAACACACCATGGCATGGGTCCTGCCACTGGTTATGGGCTTTGCCGGCACGGGCGCAGGCCTCGTCAGCGTGATATGGCACTACCTCAAGCTCGGACAGGGACAAAACGCCGCATTCATCGCACTCACCACCGAAGCGCGCTTTAACGGCCAAGCCTTCTACAAAATTCTTGGCCAACCCAATCCTTTTAACAGCCCTCAGCTACCGCCCGAGCAACCACTGGAGTACTTTGCCTACCAAATCTTTCTCGGTGACTTCCATCCCACGCTGAGCGGATTTTTGCTGTTGATGGTGCTGTTGGGCGCCCTGTGGATATTGAGCCGTCCCCAGCCGGAATCTGAGGCACTGCCACTAGGGCAGCCGGCACTGCTGATGTTGTTAGGCGCCCTACCCCTCACCATGCTCGCCAGCAACTCCTGGCTATTCCCGCATATGGTGATGGTCACGGGCCTTTGGTTCTTATGGACGTATTGGCGAGACCGCAGCACACATGCCACATTGCATCGCCTTGCCTGGATGAGTGCAGGCGCAGCACTCAGCCTCGTCATCTTCTTCCCCGTGTTACAGGGACTTGCTGGACGCAGCCTGAATGTGGGCATGCGCTTAGTGCCCTGGGAATATCGAGGCAGCATCTGGCCCTACATCATCCAGTTTTGGCCACTGTATGTGCTTATCGCACTCAGCCTCTGGCAACAACGCTTACGCCAAATTGGAGGGTTCATCGCCGCTTCCACATTGGTGCTGCTGCTCTTCAACGCCGTGTTCTACATGAACGACTTATCAGTCAACACTTACGAGCGCACCAACTCTGCCCTCAAGTGGTGGAACTGGACCTGGACCCTTGGCCTCATCGGCGGCCTTATCAGCCTGCTGAACGCCCAGCAGCTCTGGCTACGCCGCCTGAGTTACGCCATTGTGGGCCTACTACTGGCCAGCGCCATTCCCTTGCTGAATCAACTACTGCTGCACACCGGGGATGATGTGGGCAAGATTCAAGGCGATCATATCTACACGCGCGATGCTGCGAACAAATCGATAATCGACCACCTGCGCCACCTCCCGCCCGGGATCGCACTTGAAGCCGTACGCGCAAACGCCTACGACGATTCTGGCGCGCTGTCGATGTGGGCCGAAAAAGCTATTTATCTGGGTTGGCCGGACCACCAATACACGTGGCGTGGCGGCATGAACGAAGTCGGCATACGCCGCGAAGCTATCGAAAAACTCTATTCCGGAAGCCTAGAAGCGGCGGACCAGTGGGCCATCAGCCGAGGTATTCGCTATATCTTATGGACACCTCGAGATTGTCGCGAGGGCGGCGGCCGAAGTGGATTCCTGAGAGTCGACACTACCCTCAAAACAGGCTACAGCTTCCAACGCACCGCTGACTGGGGTGATTGCCCGGTTGGCGTGTGGAAAAGACTTCCGTGACGCGGGCAAGCGAATGATGACCTGGAGCGGGAACCTGGACTGAGGCGTGGACACACCCGCAACTAAGGCGAAGATGCGCCAGCCCTTCGTATTTCTATTCATGAGTGGCTTAGGCACGCTTGCGCACTATCTCGTTCTCTACCTGGTTGTTCAGCGCAGCCCAGAGGCGGCATGGCTGGGTTCTATAGCAGGTGCGAGCACGGGCTTAGTTGTTAATTATCATCTCCATGCCCGAGTGACCTTCGCAGGTAGCCCGCGGGGCCCGCGAGCTTTTCTACGCTTCGTTGCCGCAGCGGGCGCAGGGTTTATGATGAACGCCCTATTAATGGCCCTCGGTTTACTGTGGAACTGGCATTGGCTGGGTGCGCAGGTTTTCGCGACATGTGGCGCGCTCATCTGCAACTACGCTCTGGCCAAACTGTGGGTGTTTAACAAACCACTGTTGGCAAAGGAAAGCGAGTAACGCGTATGGCATTAGCGCAACAACCAGACCTCAGCGTCGTTGTTCCAATGTACAACGAAGCCAGTGTGCTAAGCCTCTTCTGGAAGCGGCTTAGCTCCGTGCTCGCCGGAATGCCGGAAGTACGGACCGAAATAGTGTTTGTTGACGATGGATCGCGTGACGATAGCGCCAAGCGTGTATCCATACTGCAAAAACAAGACTCTCGAATACGTCTACTGGTGCTGTCCCGCAATTTCGGCAAAGAGGCCGCCATGACAGCTGGCTTGGATCACTGCCGTGGTGATCGCGTGCTGATCATTGATGCCGACCTTCAAGACCCGCCGGAACTCCTGCCAAAGATGTGGGCATTAGCGAATGAGGGCTTCGACGTTGTCATACCGCAGCGCACAGCCCGTCCTGGAGAAACAGCGTCCAAGGTCTTCTTCTCCGAGGCGTTTTACTGGTTTATGCGCAGGATCCGCGCCAATGTCACTCTCACATCAGGAACGGGGGATTTTCGTTTGTTCTCGCGAGAGGCGGTAGACGCGATCAAGCAGCTGCGCGAACAGAACCGGTTCATGAAGGGAATTTTCGATTGGGTTGGCTATAAAAGAGTATTCCTCCCCTATCAGCGCGAACCAAGAGCGCGCGGCCTGAGCAAGTTCAACTTCTTCAGCTTGCTTGGGCTTGCAATCAACGGTATTACCTCTTTCTCCACTGCGCCGCTAAAGCTTGCGACGATAGCTGGCTGTGTTGCCGCGCTCTCGGCATTTGCCTTTGGCGTCTACATCATCTGCAAAACGCTGATCTACGGGGACCCTGTTAGGGGTTTCCCTACGCTAGCAGTTACAATTTTGTTCTCCTCTGGCGTACAGCTATTGACCATCGGAATCCTCGGCGAATACATCGGGAGGATCTACAATGAAGTGAAAGGACGTCCGCTTTACGTATGCAAAGCCGCAGAGCACAGCGCAGATTCATCGGCGTAACGGTATTCATGATGTCAGCCTCCGCCATGGCGGCCGATGAGCGCAAATCCTTGCGCGATTACGGCATCGAAGGCTTCTACGCTCAGCGCGATGTGGCACATACTGTGCTTGTAGGATATGGGTTTGCCGGCCCCAACGGGGTTGCATCACCATTAGCCAAGGTTGGCACGCAGCTGTTGCTGATGTTCAGTGGCGGCGGGGCTGTCATTGGTGACGTGCTGACCAAGAAGCCTGCAACACAATCAGCTGAGGACGCCAAGTCGGCGATTGCGCCTGACAACTAGAACTTATTTACGGGTTTGTTTGTCGACAAGCCAGCCCACATCACCTAGACTTACGTTAGAACAACGCATTGGGGAAGGTTCCTGAATGAAAACGAGGACAGCATTGGCGCTATCCGTAGCGCTTGGAGTTGCTCCGGCATTGGTAGTTGGCCCAGTTTGGACAACGCAAGCGCAAGCCGCTCAGTCGAGCGCACTCACTCTTGCCCAGGCTCAATCTGTGGCAAGCGAGCTCGGCATGCCTGTGGAAAGCGCATTAGAGGCGGGTTATATGACCCAAAGCGCTCAGGGCTACTTTGTAACGCGCTCAGGCGCTAATGCGCTACTCGCAGCGATGCAGGGTTCGGGAGCCGTTGCTGCTCAAACCAGTCTTCTGGGACTTAGCCAGGCTGAGCTCGTCGCCATTCTTTCTGGTGTTCTGGGTTTTGGTATCGTGATCCTCTCAGATGATGATTCTGATGGCCGTGCTCCCGGACCAACGGTGACGCCGACAGTTACGCCAACCCCAACGGTCACGCCAACTCCGACGGTTACGCCAACCCCAACGGTTACGCCAACCCCAACGGTTACGCCAACTCCAACGGTTACGCCAAGCCCAACATTGCAGCCGCCGCCGTCGACTACCACTACGACTACAACGACGACGACGACGACGACCTCTACCTCAACGTCTGCATCTGGCACGCGGTAGGTTCAACACGAAAGAAAAAGGCCGGGTCTCCGGCCTTTTTTTTGCAGTAAGTAATGACCCGAGTCGTACTTTTCGACTCGGAAACTATTGAGTTTCAACTATGCGGCGTAGTGCATTAGCTCTTGCACTTCTTGGCCACTCTTTAGCGGCGTTTGCTGGGTCTTATGCGGACGTGGGCGCAATGTTGTACGGAGCGCCTGGCTGGCTGCAAACACCTGTTGCGACAATGCCAGACGAGGGAACGGTGAGTTTCTCTTTGGCACATGAGCTACCGTACCGGAACTTGTCCTTGGGAATGCAGGTTTTCCCTTGGTTAAATTTCGCCGCACGTTATACCGCCATCGACGATAGGCCCTACGGACGCGGAGTTGACCAGTCCTACAAGGACAAAGGTTTCGACGTTGTTCTCCGCCCCATTAGTGAAACGAAGTGGCGCCCCGGCATCGCTATCGGATTACTTGACCTCGCTGGTACTGGTTTCTTCAGTTCTGAGTACTTAGTTGCGACCAAATCTATTCAGAGTTTCACCTACAGCCTAGGCATTGGTTGGGGTCGACTCGGACAGTCGGGGGATTTTGACAATCCCGCGGCCGAGATCGCAGCTTCATTGGCGGAGCCTCGTCAGGGCTTTGATGGTGTCAGCGAGGGCGGAACACTTATCGCCGACAATTGGTTCTCCGGACCAAGTGTAGGGCTGTTTGGTTCTGTTGCTTGGCGTAGCCCCACGCGCCGCTGGGCCGTCGTTGCTGAATGGGATGGCAACACCTACGACAACGGTGTGGGAAACACCCGCACTAGTAATAACGAGCCTGCCTTCGACCGAATCATATCCCACACTAGGCTCAATTTCGGCGTCCGCTGGCGCATGCGGCCAGGCGTCGACCTGACGGCGAGTTATGTGCGCGGCGACACTTTAGCCATTGGCCTACGCTTTCACTCAAACTTCCGCAGCCAGCGGATTGTTGCTCGCCAGCCCCTCCCCAGCATGTACCTGGAGCCAGTTCAGAGAAAGAACGACGTGAGTCAGTGGCAAGATGCCATGTGGAACTTCAACGTCCCTCCCCACACAATTGCTCTCTCCAGTACACAGGCCGAACTTGAAGTGGCGATGGAAGGTTCAGGGCGATTTTTAGAGGACGGACTTGCGGCCGCCAGACTGACCTTCTTCGCTTTCCCTGCGCTCGAGGGCGTCACGGTAAATAGCGTACGCGCGGGAATGCCCGTAGGCAAAGTCGTATTCGATCGAGAAGAGGTTGAAGCGCACAATAGGGGCGACATCTCTTGGGTTGAACTGCACGACCGAGTGGACATTACTGACGCCGAAATCCCTAAGCAGGATAGCGTGCCTAGATTACAAACGCAGTCCTTATTGAAATATCCAACACTCTCAACGCAACTCACCCCTGCGCTGCGCTCTAATATCGGCGGCCTAGACGGATTCTTCCTCACCGACGTGCAAATTAAACCTGGCGTTCGACTGCAATTGACACGTAACCATAGCGTTTCATCAACTCTTGGCATCCGAGTTTTTGGCTCATTAGACAATGTGCAGCCACGCAATACCAGTGTTCTACCCAATGTCAGGTCCCAACTAGAGCGGTATCAATCAACGTCCGGCGCGGCCTACCTCGAAACCTTAGAGTGGAACTCATTTATTAAAGGCCCGAAACCTTTCTACTTTAAATTTGCGGCGGGCATATTGGAGGAAATGTTTGGCGGAGCTTACTTTGAAGCGCTATACAATCCTTTTGGTTCGCGTTTCGCGGTCAGCGCCGACATCGCCTACGTACGACAACGAGATTTCGACCAACGCTTCAGCTTCTTGGACTACAGCGTCGCCACAGGCCATGTCACCGCCCATTGGCGTACTCCCTATAAAGGCGTACAAGTCGATTTGAGTGCGGGGCGTTACCTTGCAAAGGATGTGGGGGCGACATTACGTGTTTCTAGAACCTTCGCATCAGGATTTGCCGCCGGGGTGTTCGCGAGCAAAACGAATGTCAGCGCTGAGGAGTTTGGCGAAGGCAGTTTCGATAAAGGCTTTTTCTTATCCATTCCATTCTCTGGCTTCGATCCTAGAGCCACTCGTGGGGCGGTTAGCCTTGACTACCGCTTCCTGACCCGCGACGGTGCGCAAAAGCTGCAGATCAACCGCCGCCTCATTGACGAAGTCGGCTTCGCCCAACCGCATTAGGACAGCCTCATGATCGAAAGACTCTTCGTTATGTGCGTCCTCTGCGTGACCGTCAGTTCATGCGCATTCGTTGATCGCCTTGCATCTCGAACACCCTCTTCTACAGCGGATAAGGCATTCCGCTACAGCAACGAAACCTTTGATTCATTGAACCTGGACTACTCTGTCATCGTTGAACCAGGACGAGGCTTTTCGTCAGACGACACAATTACGCCCATGCTATTGGCGGAGCCGAAGACTCCCTATGGTGACCTGTGGATGGGGTCCTACGGCCGTGTTTACGGTTTAACACCCAACGGACCCGCGTTAGTTGATGGTTTCAACCACTCGTCCTACCGACTGCAAGAAGCGGTAGCTACTGAGCCGGACGACCAACTCAAACGCATCACGACCACAAACGACACACTACTCACACGAATGGAGGAATTCACAATCATGCCTTCAGAGATGTGCAGCAGGTACTGTGAGTTCGTGACAGACTGCCAGGCGCTCATGTATTCATTATATGACAGCACATCAGGCTGGAAACGCCTGGACGTGACGGTTGTAAAGTCAGGTTCGACTGTTGTGTACACACGATCCAGCGACCCTAATAATGGCTTTGCGTCCCTTGAGTGGGTTTACCCTAGTCAACATTGGTGTCCTGAAAGCTGAGCTCAGGAATTCCCGAATAGCTTGCCCAGCACTTCTTTCTGACGATCGTTGAGGCGACGATGCGCGAGTTGTTGGTGAATCACCTGAGCCGAAGCAGAGTAACCGTGCTCCATGAGCCGTCGGATCATCCGCAGAGCAAGTGTCGTGGGGATATGATCTTTGCTATCTGCCATTCCAGCAAAATATGGAACAACACTGCTATTCACAAAGTCTGAGACGTCCGCATGATCACCCTGGGCTAGCCGTAGATTCAGCCTGAGCATCATAGCCCTACGATGTGTTGCTTGTTGAACTTCTTGGACATCGAATATCTGGAGTTCAGTGGCATGCTTCTGGTACATCAGGGAGACACAATGCTCAGCGACCTTTGGACGGCCACTTGCTAACGCCCTTTCAGCGAGTTCTGCCAAGTAGGTCGCAGACCTGTGCCGTCGCGCCCTCGATGCAAGTATCTTGTGTGCCTCTGCCTCGCAAGCGTCATTGCAGAGCAGCCCAAACAGAGCGCTCCCAAGTCCAAGCTCGTCAAGCACCCTAGCAACGCCATGGCCATAGTGATTTAACGGAAGAGCTGTACGAGTGTGAGTGCCATGGAGCTTAAGAAGAGATTCCGCATGCAGAATGTCTGGCGTGTGAGGATCATACAAGACTGCAAGCCGTCGACATAATATTGACTGTGTAGAATCGGGCCAAAACATCGACTCTAAACCATTTTTGTAGCGCCCTAGGCGACGGTCTAAGCCAGCATCACGGTGGGCGATAGGCCCACTCAACACGAGCACGGGAAAGTGGACGAATCGACTCAGCCATATGGTCATTGGACAACCCGCAGAGAAACCAATGGCCCCAATAAGGTCAGCGCGAGACTTCAGAAAAGCCAAAAGCTCATCGGTCACGTCCGAAGGCAAGTCTATAAAGTTGTTCCCGGCTATTGATACCAGTTCAAGTGTGTCGTATCCAAGGTGGCCAGCATAGGCAACACCTGGGCCGTCTGTTGTCATGGACGAGCCACCTAATCCAGTTGCCACAACAATTAACCCACGACTTGCTCCGGTCTGACTGGGCTTAAAGGTAATTCTCGATGTTGTGGATCGCCAGAAGTGCCGCATAACCGGTATTTTGGCCTAAAGGATACTTGTTTGGAATCAGCAAATGGTCTTTAACTCAACCACGGCTTGGCTCTTTAACCGTCTATTCATGCACTTCTATCCACCCCAAACCGCCTCGAATGTACGGTACTACTGAAGCAAATGGCGTTGAATCATGAAGTCATGCGTGGCTTGATGTAGATTCACCGGACTATTTCTGGACAGGTGGAATGGCGTCGTTACTTCCCAGTCTTGTCGCAATACACACAGGCGACAAACCAGCCTGACGAAGCCCCGTCCCTTAAACCTCATCTATCGCGGACTAGGTAACCATCGGTAACGAGACCGCCATCGCAGAACATCGAAGTTGCGGCTCGGCGCATAGACGAATGGAGCCATGAGTGCGACTCTCAACGGCCGAAACGCCTTAACCTCAACAAGCCTTTTTAACCAATCTGCCAGCCGGACTGAGAGCGACAATAAACGTTCTTCACCATCCGTCATGGAGTCTGATCCCAGCGGTTGGGGCCTACGCGCGGGCGTTAGGTTAGCACTTTGAATTGCTGTGCAAGTGAAGCTTTGCTCGATAGAAGCTTTTGCGGCGGGAAATGTCTATCGCCTCAACGTGAGCTGACATCTATCAAGTAGATCGACATTCACTTTAGGATCTTTTACTACGCCGCTCAAAAAAAAGGCCCCCTCACCAAGTGAGGGGGCCCTCCAATCATCTTAGCTGAACGCTACGTTATGGAGTGGTGAAGCCACCCGTAACTACGTTACCCGCTCCGTCGAGGATGCGGCGGAGGTAGCTGTGGTTGATTGCACTCGCGTAGTTAGCTT includes:
- a CDS encoding bifunctional (p)ppGpp synthetase/guanosine-3',5'-bis(diphosphate) 3'-pyrophosphohydrolase; translated protein: MCQQLESYLPDEDIELVRRAHDYGAAAHRGQFRKSGEAYIYHPLAVARILADMRLDATTIAAAILHDVIEDTEAAASEVEARFGKDVEHIVEGVSKMDKASDLSREMAQARNLRKLLLAMTDDIRVILVKLADRLHNMRTLGAMAAPKRRRISRETLEIYAPIAQRLGIQSMRNELEDLGFSNLYPVRYRVLKEQVEQLSNKRKNLIREVEARIEKALAREGIGASVVGRRKNLYSLYRKMRRKHLRFMDVMDLYGFRVIVESDDACYRALGVVHSVYRPLPQLFDDYIANPKVNGYQSLHTTLVGPKGVRIEVQIRTREMNQVAEAGVAAHWLYKLDSRNSRLVAPQQRARDWLDNLMTLHQQTADPEDFVENVRVDLFPDEIYVFSPRGQIVRLPKSATPVDYAYAIHTELGNQCVAARVDGQLASLATPLQNGQRVEVITAKRQQPNAVWLNTVRTAKARSAILHKLRHQREDEARKLGRRLLEMALRQLGADVKSIGRDQLDAVLKSLDLASMDALYAEIGRGRRLAQVVARQLIAADPRDPHPEAAPLAVTGTEGMVLEFAKCCRPIPGDAIRGKLSSGRGIVIHRQNCTHSDPKGRDARDVVDVVWSDEVQGEYPVEILIHSTNRRGMLAAVATAAADAESSVERVNLYDRSGDFTEFQILCTIKSRTHLAQVLRNLRRIKDVAKVERGPIDPSRRVRS
- the rpoZ gene encoding DNA-directed RNA polymerase subunit omega, whose amino-acid sequence is MARVTVEDCLKHIPNQFDLTLAASRRARALARGAHSQLKWEHDKSTVVSLREIAEKLVGVEVLEEEELPPLPTIRVDTSNIEIGSD
- a CDS encoding GtrA family protein is translated as MDTPATKAKMRQPFVFLFMSGLGTLAHYLVLYLVVQRSPEAAWLGSIAGASTGLVVNYHLHARVTFAGSPRGPRAFLRFVAAAGAGFMMNALLMALGLLWNWHWLGAQVFATCGALICNYALAKLWVFNKPLLAKESE
- a CDS encoding glycosyltransferase family 2 protein; its protein translation is MALAQQPDLSVVVPMYNEASVLSLFWKRLSSVLAGMPEVRTEIVFVDDGSRDDSAKRVSILQKQDSRIRLLVLSRNFGKEAAMTAGLDHCRGDRVLIIDADLQDPPELLPKMWALANEGFDVVIPQRTARPGETASKVFFSEAFYWFMRRIRANVTLTSGTGDFRLFSREAVDAIKQLREQNRFMKGIFDWVGYKRVFLPYQREPRARGLSKFNFFSLLGLAINGITSFSTAPLKLATIAGCVAALSAFAFGVYIICKTLIYGDPVRGFPTLAVTILFSSGVQLLTIGILGEYIGRIYNEVKGRPLYVCKAAEHSADSSA
- a CDS encoding YjbH domain-containing protein, whose amino-acid sequence is MRRSALALALLGHSLAAFAGSYADVGAMLYGAPGWLQTPVATMPDEGTVSFSLAHELPYRNLSLGMQVFPWLNFAARYTAIDDRPYGRGVDQSYKDKGFDVVLRPISETKWRPGIAIGLLDLAGTGFFSSEYLVATKSIQSFTYSLGIGWGRLGQSGDFDNPAAEIAASLAEPRQGFDGVSEGGTLIADNWFSGPSVGLFGSVAWRSPTRRWAVVAEWDGNTYDNGVGNTRTSNNEPAFDRIISHTRLNFGVRWRMRPGVDLTASYVRGDTLAIGLRFHSNFRSQRIVARQPLPSMYLEPVQRKNDVSQWQDAMWNFNVPPHTIALSSTQAELEVAMEGSGRFLEDGLAAARLTFFAFPALEGVTVNSVRAGMPVGKVVFDREEVEAHNRGDISWVELHDRVDITDAEIPKQDSVPRLQTQSLLKYPTLSTQLTPALRSNIGGLDGFFLTDVQIKPGVRLQLTRNHSVSSTLGIRVFGSLDNVQPRNTSVLPNVRSQLERYQSTSGAAYLETLEWNSFIKGPKPFYFKFAAGILEEMFGGAYFEALYNPFGSRFAVSADIAYVRQRDFDQRFSFLDYSVATGHVTAHWRTPYKGVQVDLSAGRYLAKDVGATLRVSRTFASGFAAGVFASKTNVSAEEFGEGSFDKGFFLSIPFSGFDPRATRGAVSLDYRFLTRDGAQKLQINRRLIDEVGFAQPH